A single region of the Accipiter gentilis chromosome 6, bAccGen1.1, whole genome shotgun sequence genome encodes:
- the CHRND gene encoding acetylcholine receptor subunit delta isoform X1 yields the protein MSLLILGPCPCVPPCVHPPMCTVPPCLYPSVSRLCDPVYAGSVSVCRSVSMPTCAHVPPHVRHSCMSPALAPVQHRHAVSWPAPVPSILTPPCPHQASLWGGTGPSNCPGPPGLPDPTLPGGLCVNQEERLIHHLFEEKGYDKEVRPVISTDQVVDVYLALTLSNLISLKEVDETLTTNLWLEHVSRDRHHGISCAQDTGNREAQHGEGLTYGDPPCQGWTDYRLQWNKSEFGDIEVLRLPPDMLWLPEIVLENNNDGLFEIAYYCNVLIYNTGYVYWLPPAIFRSACPINVDFFPFDWQNCTLKFSSLAYSALEISMHLKTDNDPETGRDYPVEWIIIDPEGFTENGEWEIIHRPARKNIHPDNPPESSEHQDITFYLIIKRKPLFYVINIVTPCILIAFMAILVFYLPADSGEKMTLVISVLLAQSVFLLLISQRLPATSHAIPLIGKYLLFIMLLVTAVVVICVVVLNFHFRTPSTHIMSDWIKEVNGVGELMGTSMAPCPMESMGRHRPSMASGCPNLCRSKGLHTQVGGRRWGQGGIAPGRWLRDLTPSPMPQVFLESLPRLLGMSQPAESPVGTPCIRRCSSAGYIAKAEEYFSVKSRSELMFEKQSERHGLASRVTPARLVPLDTGEDQLYEHIKPVVDGANFIVKHMREKNSYNEEKDNWNRVARTLDRLCLFLITPMLVVGTLWIFLTGIYNHPPPLPFAGDPYDYREENKRFI from the exons ATGTCCCTGCTTATACTGGGTCCATGTCCATGTGTGCCTCCGTGTGTGCATCCACCTATGTGCACAGTGCCACCGTGTCTGTACCCAAGTGTCTCGCGTCTGTGTGACCCTGTGTATGCTGGGTCTGTATCTGTGTGTCGCTCTGTGTCCATGCCCACGTGTGCCCATGTGCCCCCACATGTCCGTCATTCCTGCATGTCCCCTGCCCTTGCCCCTGTGCAGCACAGACATGCAGTGTCCTGGCCTGCTCCTGTCCCCTCCATCCTTACACCACCCTGCCCTCACCAAGCATCCCTGTGGGGTGGCACTGGGCCCAGCAACTGCCCCGGCCCCCCTGGTTTGCCTGACCCCACACTCCCAGGCGGGCTCTGCGTGAACCAGGAGGAGCGGCTCATCCACCACCTCTTCGAGGAGAAGGGCTACGACAAGGAGGTGCGCCCCGTCATCTCCACTGACCAGGTCGTGGATGTCTACCTGGCCCTCACCCTCTCCAACCTCATCTCGCTG AAAGAGGTGGACGAGACACTCACCACCAACCTATGGCTCGAGCATGTGAGTAGGGACAGGCATCATGGCATCAGTTGTGCCCAAGACACGGGCAACAGAGAGGCCCAGCATGGTGAGGGGCTGACATATGGGGATCCTCCCTGCCAGGGCTGGACCGATTACCGCCTGCAGTGGAACAAATCTGAGTTTGGGGACATCGAGGTGCTCCGCCTGCCACCAGACATGCTGTGGCTGCCTGAGATAGTCCTGGAGAACAA CAACGATGGGCTATTTGAGATCGCCTACTACTGCAACGTCCTCATCTACAACACGGGCTATGTCTACTGGCTGCCACCTGCCATCTTCCGCAGTGCCTGTCCCATCAATGTCGACTTCTTCCCCTTCGACTGGCAGAACTGCACCCTCAAATTcag CTCGCTGGCATACAGTGCCCTGGAAATCAGCATGCACTTGAAGACAGACAATGACCCAGAGACGGGCAGGGATTACCCGGTGGAATGGATCATCATCGACCCTGAAGGCTTCACAG AAAACGGAGAATGGGAAATCATCCACCGCCCAGCCCGCAAGAACATCCACCCTGACAACCCCCCTGAGAGCAGCGAGCACCAGGACATCACCTTCTACCTCATCATCAAGCGCAAACCACTCTTCTATGTCATCAATATTGTCACACCCTGCATCCTCATTGCCTTCATGGCCATCCTTGTCTTCTACCTGCCCGCTGACA GTGGTGAGAAGATGACCCTGGTGATCTCAGTGCTCCTGGCCCAGTCTGTCTTCCTTCTGCTCATCTCCCAGCGCCTGCCTGCCACATCCCACGCCATCCCCCTCATCGGCAA GTATCTGCTTTTTATCATGCTTCTGGTGACAGCCGTGGTGGTGATCTGCGTCGTGGTCCTCAACTTCCATTTCcgcacccccagcacccacatcATGTCCGACTGGATCAAAGAGGTGAATGGGGTGGGTGAACTGATGGGTACAAGCATGGCACCGTGCCCCATGGAGAGCATGGGACGGCACAGACCCAGCATGGCATCGGGGTGTCCCAACCTGTGCCGCTCCAAGGGGTTGCACACCCAGGTTGGGGGCAGAAGGTGGGGACAGGGTGGCATTGCACCGGGGAGGTGGCTGAGGGACCTGACACCCTCTCCCATGCCCCAGGTCTTCCTGGAGAGCCTGCCCCGCCTGCTGGGCATGTCGCAGCCGGCCGAGAGCCCGGTGGGCACCCCGTGCATCCGGCGCTGCAGTTCGGCTGGCTACATCGCTAAGGCGGAGGAGTACTTCAGCGTCAAGTCCCGCAGCGAGCTCATGTTCGAGAAGCAGTCAGAGCGGCACGGGCTGGCCAGCCGTGTCACCCCTGCCC GTTTGGTGCCGCTGGACACGGGCGAGGACCAGCTCTACGAGCACATAAAACCCGTCGTCGACGGTGCTAACTTCATCGTCAAGCACATGCGGGAGAAAAACAGCTACAATGAG GAGAAGGACAACTGGAACCGCGTGGCCCGGACCCTGGACCGCCTCTGCCTCTTCCTCATCACCCCCATGCTGGTGGTGGGCACGCTCTGGATCTTCCTCACGGGCATCTACAACCACCCACCACCGCTGCCCTTCGCTGGAGACCCCTACGACTATCGGGAGGAGAACAAGCGCTTCATCtag